From the genome of Anopheles funestus chromosome 2RL, idAnoFuneDA-416_04, whole genome shotgun sequence:
CGGTGGACACAGCTCGGGTGGATTCGGTGGACACGGTGGAAATGGCAATGGAAACGGTAACGGTTACTCGAGCGGACGCCCGTCGAGCCAGTACGGTGctccacagcaacagcagcagcaatcgttCCGTCCACCATCCACAAGCTACGGAGTTCCTGCCGCACCCTCTCAGTCTTATGGCGCTCCATCGCAGCAGCAGGGCAACGGTGGCAATGGATACTCTAGCGGACGTCCATCGACTCAATACGGTGCTCCTTCGCAGTCGCAGAATGGAAACGGCTTCGGAAGCCGTCCCTCGTCCAGCTATGGTGCTCCGAGCCGTCCATCGTCCCAATACGGTGCTCCGTCAGGTGGAAACGGCAACGGATACGCTGGTAATGGAAACGGACGTAGCTACAGCAATGGTAACGGACATGGAAACGGTCATAGCAATGGCAATGGCAACGGTAACAATGGATATTCGCGTGGACCATCTCGCCAGCCGTCGCAGCAGTATGGAGCTCCGGCTCAGACTCCCTCGTCCCAATATGGAGCCCCAGCTCAAACTCCGTCTAGCCAGTATGGTGCCCCTGCACAGGCTCCATCTAGCCAGTATGGTGCTCCAGCTCAGACTCCTTCTTCTCAGTACGGTGCTCCGGCTCAGACTCCCTCATCCCAGTACGGAGCTCCAGCTCAGGCTCCATCTAGCCAATATGGAGCACCTGCTCCATCTCGCCCATCGCAGCAGTATGGAGCTCCTGCTCAAGCCCCATCATCTCAATACGGAGCTCCAGCCCAGGCCCCGTCATCTCAGTATGGAGCCCCAGCTCAGACCCCATCCAGCCAGTACGGAGCCCCTGCTCAGACCCCGTCCAGCCAGTATGGAGCCCCGGCACAGACCCCATCCAGCCAATACGGAGCACCTGCTCAGCAGCCTTCTAGCCAGTATGGAGCACCTGCTCCATCGCGTCCCTCGCAGCAATATGGAGCCCCAGCTCAGCAGCCTTCCAGTCAGTATGGAGCACCTGCTCCATCGCGTCCGTCGCAGCAATATGGAGCGCCTGCTCAGCAGCCTTCCAGTCAGTATGGAGCACCCGCTCAGACCCCATCTTCTCAGTACGGAGCCCCAGCTCAGGCTCCGTCCAGCCAATACGGAGCACCCGCTCCATCGCGCCCATCGCAGCAATATGGAGCTCCGGCTCAGGCTCCTTCATCTCAGTATGGAGCCCCAGCTCAAACCCCATCTTCTCAGTACGGAGCCCCAGCTCAGGCTCCGTCCAGCCAATACGGAGCACCAGCTCAGCAACCTTCCAGCCAGTACGGTGCCCCAAGCTTCGGATCATCCAATGGTGGCTCTTTCGGCGGCAATGGTGGTAACGTTGGTGGTAGCTACCAGGTAAGCTCAAACGGCAACGGATTCTCGCAGGCTTCCTTCTCGGCCAGTAGCTTCTCCTCGAACGGACGCTCGTCCCAGTCGGGCGGTGGATTCAGCTCCGGTGGTCCGTCGCACTCTGGTGGTGGCTATAGTTCCGGTGGTCCATCGCAGGTTCCCGCTACTCTACCGCAGTCGTACTCATCCAATGGTGGCTACAACTACTAAAGCAAGcaagagaagaagaacaaaagacAGTACCAGCACTAGTACCCCATGACCCCCACTGCCAATCCCACATGGACACGCAAAACGGAACCTGAACGGAGCATACTGCAAATACGTGCCTTATTTaagataaattataattttacccACCTGTGTTCTTCCACACCTTGGTTTGCTGGCAGCGGACGAATCACGGATTGTCGTCCAAACTTGGGTTTCCTCTTTGGCGATCGAATGTGATTGAATGCGACGAGCTGTCAGAGGATAGTGAACGATTTAAATATGACATGTTAGGATCCCAAAATTCGCAAATCATTATCACGGAGTGAGTGCGGCGGGTTGTACCATTTACTTAAATTATTACATCTTGTTCAATGTTgacttcatttttaaaaacgtTTTACATACGCATCCGCCACTCTGACGAGCGGCGGATTGTTAGTGCTATTGAATGAAAGTGCGGATGAAACTGCGACACGGTCCCAAACCAATGATCAGCTGCAGCTATACGAGACAAAACCATCCTCCATGCAAATTCCGGAACCACACTTACCGATCACTACGTACACGACGAACAAAACAGCGTAGAAAAGACATCCGCACGAAGTTTACCCAAAATTTTTGTCACACAAAATTGTGGAGTAAGCTTTATGCATGTTGGAGGAAGACTTTCGGGGACACTGTTTTAggaagtgtgcgtgtgtgtgaacgTGTTGCATTTTTGGATGGAAACGTATTGTCTGGGATAGGGCAACGATAGGAGTTTGCAACCGTGGAATGAAAAACGATACCGATGTATAAGCAAGCGATAACAAAAGGCTATGGCAGGCCTTCgaacgaaataaaatgtaatcatCGTTTGacttttttcctcaaaaaaaaaaacacacatatgtATGTCTTAGCCAGTTTACTGCTCAAATCACACACCGAATGATGACCCACATTATGTGGCGTGATTGGGTAATAAGAACTTTGGTCCAAGTTTTTGTTACCCATCTGCGCTCGATCGTTCGTTTGATCGTGCGAAGAGATCTCGCTTCATACCACGTGCTTAGCGAACGAACGGTTCAGTTCGTAGTGCGGTCGTTCGTTGAAATTACGCAATAAGACGCCATAATATGGCCCTTGGTGCGCTACGGAATTCAGGTGAATTATATACTACTGTGGTGTGCAATGTTACGGAAGTACCCACGGTACCCACCATCGTACGCTGTGGCGCCGAGGTTGCGGACATCACCAATGGGGGAAATAGTACGGCACAAAGGTAAACATTAATGCACCTCTTGCGAGCACTCCGACAACGGCTCTGCGAAAGAAACGTAAGCAGATTCGTGTATCACCGCCTGCACGCCGGAAGTGCTGACGTAAGGGGTTACAACGGACGGTGGGTTAGCATCAGTAAGTACGTCAACCCAGCACCGTACCATCGGTTCGCGAAAGGTCAAAGAAAGTGAACTTTAGGTTTCGACGGAGCGGGAAAGTGTACATGCGCTTTCATGGCGCTTGGTAATGCTGAACCGTCGTTTCCCGCTCATCTCGGGAACACTAACAAGCAGACGATACGGACAGAACAACGGTTTCATTGAGCgcttattaaatatttgtccAGTCCGCAAGAGCGTTTCAATTTTTCAGGCCCACCATTCAGGGCTAATCACTTTCGATTGCGGTGTCATAAGAGGTCAACGCATGCCGTAACGCACAATTGGTGggtaatgggttgttttttgtatggtgCCGCATTTATCGCAGAGCTCTCACTCTATATTACACAGAGCTACAACCGTTTGGTGCAATTTGCACATTGTTTTACAAGACTGAGGAAAAGCGTGATCGTACACCATCGAAAAAACCGATACCGAGCCAAACAGAACAACGTTTGCAATTCGTGGGTAGATTAGTGAAGATAAACTGAAGTAATTCAGCTcacaaaaacataattagttttgtttagttttgtcGAACGTGCACGCAAACAAAGCGCTACTATACGAAGCGTCCACTGGGAAGATAGACTTGGTGTAGGCCGAAAAGCACAAGCCACGAACCCAAAGTTATCTGTGTTTTCTCTCTGTCGTCATGCGGGTAACAACGGATGGCGTATGTTAATGAGCCTTTATTCAGTACGTTTCGCACGTGGCAACATGATGTTGGCGCTGCAAAGCGCATCTCGGTGCAATTTCACGCATGcacaaaccagaaaaaaaaaacaaaaccgatctCTCAACGATCGCTTGTGTGTAAAAATAGATTTCACGACGGTGAAAAGGTGAACCGACTCATGTAACCACACTCTGGAAGCAAATGCAATCTAGTTCACCTGGCAAATGGGTATCCGAAAATCACCATCTTGGATCTTCTGCTTCTGCGTTCAATTTTACACACGTTTCCCTTTCCATTTGCCGCTCCATCTTCGCTTGAATGAAGCGTACACGACGGTTGGGATAGTTGAGCAGCAAAAAGTGAAATGAGTCTACTGACACGATcgcaacacatacacacatatccGTAAAGCATTCCAAACGGTCTGGAAATGGAGTACCGAGCGAAGGGAAGAAGATGCTTTGCGAATGCGTGCAGCCTTCTCGATCTCGAGCTCTGGCTCGGCTCGATGATTCGTGCAAAAGTGAATGGATCGTATACGCGCGTTGGAAGATCCATCGCAGTAGGTCACGCACACGATCCTCGAAGTGTGCTATTGACCGTGAACTGCATGAGTGTGTACGGAGCTTTTACGGTGCTGGTTAGTGTGTTTTTGAGCGATGAGGTACAAATCGTTTCATATGAGGAAGCTGGacgatttatttccattaagCTTTTTAGTGGCCTTTTTGCGCCAGACGCATCACAAACAGATGATGTgtattgattgtgtttttttttcaaagctttTGAGTATTGTTATTGGAAGAAAATTACTCCATTTGTGTTATGCGAGGGTGTTGGTAtggttatgaatattttaacacattttaagTAGATTGAATGAACAATAAGTCCCgaaaattttatcattttggcGTCTTTTATCCAAgaggattttttctttaatttgggTTAACTGATCGAATTGGTAGCATTTCAAGCAATTTCTAAGGCAATAAttgtgcaaaatattttataaaaatacccaaaataaaatattcattataGCATTATTCAAACTTCACCAATTGCGGCTTTCAAATGGTTTGACTGTTCATCATAGAAGAATTATTTTCTAacgttatttttataattttattagttGAATTCAGCGAACCGTATGTGGCCCccttgaagtgtttttttttgcaattttaacaTTGGTAGCGTCAGATGAACTTTTATATTGTATAAcaccgtcactacatgcttagaaATTGTCGCTTTGGCGAACGcgacaaaagtagctcaattttccaaaatagtTTTGCGATTctgtaataaatttattgttttgatgaagtctatgagaaaggcaagtttcttaagcccagtgacgatgtttcaacacaacggaccatcaagaaagctcgtcgACGGATGCTGTTGACTCTTATGATAAAAACGACGGGTGTTGttaacagtaccgcagatttgtccgttCCGTTTTCTTGCGTGTTTGGCGCTGCAAAATCTTGTCATAATTTTTCCAGTAgccagaagaaattgtaacaagataaataggtgaacgaagatgtttttggccaccgcgtcatacaccgggcaaaatacaATCGGGATCGTATATTAGGAGTCAGATAGCACCAATTAGATGTAGattcgagtagcataaagatAAAAACCCTTGTTTCGAACTTGTTCGgctttttctcatttcttaggagattttcaaattaatagaattttttaatttttttattaatttttagttttatttattttaagcattatttaagtgaaaagaaacatatatCAGTAAATTTGCactaaaatacataaatttataaaatttttgcttaatttctcaaaaaaaacttgaaaaaaaggaaattttcaaaataatagttttttttttatttttttattattttttattcttttttttatttaaagaattatttgagtgaaaagaaacgtatttcaacaaattcgcattaaaatacatcaatttataatattttgctaaattactcataaaaaagctaaggctctAGCcgtaggaaattttcaaagtaatagaattttatattttttattctttttttatttaaagtattacgtgaatgaaaagaaacatgtttcaacaaattcgcattaaaatacatcaatttataaattttgctaaatttcccaagaaAAAGG
Proteins encoded in this window:
- the LOC125762986 gene encoding pro-resilin produces the protein MMVFHRNGLTALVVVCCAVLVPARASTSLAKREAPLPPSGSYLPPSGGGGGGGGYPAAQTPSSSYGAPNGNGNGGRGHSNGGGQSFGAPSAPSQSYGAPSAPSQSYGAPSAPSQSYGAPSFGGQSSGGFGGHSSGGFGGHGGNGNGNGNGYSSGRPSSQYGAPQQQQQQSFRPPSTSYGVPAAPSQSYGAPSQQQGNGGNGYSSGRPSTQYGAPSQSQNGNGFGSRPSSSYGAPSRPSSQYGAPSGGNGNGYAGNGNGRSYSNGNGHGNGHSNGNGNGNNGYSRGPSRQPSQQYGAPAQTPSSQYGAPAQTPSSQYGAPAQAPSSQYGAPAQTPSSQYGAPAQTPSSQYGAPAQAPSSQYGAPAPSRPSQQYGAPAQAPSSQYGAPAQAPSSQYGAPAQTPSSQYGAPAQTPSSQYGAPAQTPSSQYGAPAQQPSSQYGAPAPSRPSQQYGAPAQQPSSQYGAPAPSRPSQQYGAPAQQPSSQYGAPAQTPSSQYGAPAQAPSSQYGAPAPSRPSQQYGAPAQAPSSQYGAPAQTPSSQYGAPAQAPSSQYGAPAQQPSSQYGAPSFGSSNGGSFGGNGGNVGGSYQVSSNGNGFSQASFSASSFSSNGRSSQSGGGFSSGGPSHSGGGYSSGGPSQVPATLPQSYSSNGGYNY